The following DNA comes from Syntrophobacterales bacterium.
CCCTGAAGATGGTTGACCGCGTCTATGTCATTGACAACGGCTGGATACGCTTTGAGGGCTCTGTCGGCGAGCTGGAGGCCAATAAGGAGATAATGAAAAAATATCTGATGGTGTAATTCCGTTTGAAGTAACTCTGATAATTCAATAATCCATTCAGGTTATTCTTATGCAAACCATTTTTGTTCCCTCTCGCCTCTGGTACGAAAATAAAGAAAGGGCGCTTGCCTTTCCCGAGCGCTGGGATGTTGACGATTTGACCTCCCCCGGCTTTGACAAGCCGGGGCTCACGCCGGCTCAAATAAAGACAAAGATATCTCGGCCGCTGGAGGGCGAAAATCTCGAAGAGCTGGCCCGCGGGAAAAAACAGGCCGTCATCGTTTTTGACGATATGACCCGCCCCACCCCGGTTAGAGCAGTGGCGCCCTTTGTTCTCGAAGCCCTGCACAAGGCGGGCTTGCAGAAGGAACAGATCCGCTTCATCTGGGCACTGGGCAGTCATGGCGCCTACGATATGGCCAGCGCCCGGAAAAAATTGGGGGATTACATTGTCGAGAACTATGCAGTTTATAACCACGACCCCTTTCAGAACACCGTCCGGGCGGGAAGAACGCCGACCGGGGTGGAGGTCTGGTTCAACCGGGAATTTATGAACTGCGATCTGAAGATCGGCATCGGTTGCGTAACTACCCATGTTCACGTGGGATTCAGCGGTGGCGGGAAAATAGTCTTTCCTGGCGTGGCGGGGCTCGAATCGATCAACCAGTTTCATAATCAGCTCTACCGGGATCGGAGCCGCACCGGCCTCGGCAATTTCGACAACAATATCATGCGGGCGGAGTGCGATGCAGCCGCAGAGCTGGCGGGTTTGAACTTCAAGATCGACTGCCTGGTAAACCGGCGGGGAGAGATCGTAAATCTTTATGCCGGTCCTTTCAAAAGCACCCATGCCGCCGGCGCCGCCGAAGCAAAGGAGCATTGCGGGATACCCTACGCCTCCGGTTACGATATTGCCGTCGGCAACGCCTACGGAAAGGCGAGCGAGGCGATCATCGCCCTCGTCCCGGCCCTCATGGCGCTGAAGCACGACTGCACCGGCACGGCAATCTTGATTGCCGATGCGCCGGGAGGACAGGTGCCCCACTACGTGATGCGGGCCTGGGGGAGTGATTATGGCGGCCGCCACTATCTCGCGAAGGCCCGGGGCGAAAAAACGCTCACGGCCGC
Coding sequences within:
- a CDS encoding DUF2088 domain-containing protein, whose protein sequence is MQTIFVPSRLWYENKERALAFPERWDVDDLTSPGFDKPGLTPAQIKTKISRPLEGENLEELARGKKQAVIVFDDMTRPTPVRAVAPFVLEALHKAGLQKEQIRFIWALGSHGAYDMASARKKLGDYIVENYAVYNHDPFQNTVRAGRTPTGVEVWFNREFMNCDLKIGIGCVTTHVHVGFSGGGKIVFPGVAGLESINQFHNQLYRDRSRTGLGNFDNNIMRAECDAAAELAGLNFKIDCLVNRRGEIVNLYAGPFKSTHAAGAAEAKEHCGIPYASGYDIAVGNAYGKASEAIIALVPALMALKHDCTGTAILIADAPGGQVPHYVMRAWGSDYGGRHYLAKARGEKTLTAALKRLIVLTPYPDRTMLDMVCHIDDVAVVKTWTEALALLEQDYPGNARVAVIQDGTMQYMKPR